A region from the Wansuia hejianensis genome encodes:
- a CDS encoding S-ribosylhomocysteine lyase — protein MKKIASFTINHIKLQPGIYVSRKDHIGAETVTTFDLRMTSPNEEPVMNTAEVHAIEHLAATCLRNDAEFADQIVYFGPMGCRTGFYLLLAGDYESKEIVPLVIRTFEFIRDFEGEIPGASPRDCGNYLDMNLGMAKYLADKYLKEVLYDIKPERLTYPED, from the coding sequence ATGAAAAAAATCGCGAGCTTTACTATTAATCACATAAAACTTCAGCCGGGAATTTATGTATCAAGAAAGGACCATATCGGCGCTGAGACCGTAACCACCTTTGACCTGCGGATGACCTCTCCGAATGAAGAGCCTGTCATGAATACGGCGGAGGTCCACGCCATCGAACATCTGGCCGCTACCTGCCTGCGCAATGACGCTGAATTCGCTGATCAGATTGTCTATTTTGGACCTATGGGATGCCGTACCGGCTTCTATCTGCTGCTGGCGGGGGATTATGAATCGAAGGAGATTGTCCCGCTCGTCATACGCACATTTGAGTTTATACGGGATTTTGAAGGAGAGATCCCGGGCGCTTCACCCAGGGATTGCGGCAATTATCTGGACATGAATCTGGGTATGGCAAAATACCTTGCGGACAAGTATCTGAAGGAGGTTCTGTATGATATAAAGCCGGAACGCCTGACTTATCCTGAAGACTGA
- a CDS encoding pyrimidine-nucleoside phosphorylase — protein MRMYDLILKKRNGGTLTEDEITYMIDGYTREEIPDYQMAAMMMAIYFVGMNDRETLDLTQAMAASGDRLDLSAIPGIKVDKHSTGGVGDKTSMALGPMVAACGIPVAKMSGRGLGHTGGTIDKLESFPGFTTDLAEEQFIRQVRDIGIAIMGQTADLAPADKKLYALRDVTGTVDNLSLIASSIMSKKLAAGADAIVLDVKTGSGAFMKQEKDAKALAREMVSIGRRAGRAMVAVISDMDQPLGQAVGNALEVKEAISTLRGRGPEDFTELCLTLGSQMLVCGGKSSSPVEAREMLLEAVRSGRALEKLADLAEAQGGRREDVYHPEHLPQASIQEEIPAPASGYIRRILCDEVGMSSLILGGGREKKGDPVDLAVGFQIYKKAGDYVEKGEPLAVMHANDETKAAAARERFLNAYEIGCEQPEKRPLIVDIIKV, from the coding sequence ATGAGAATGTATGATCTGATCCTGAAGAAACGAAACGGAGGAACACTGACAGAAGACGAAATTACATACATGATTGACGGCTACACCCGGGAAGAGATCCCGGACTATCAGATGGCAGCCATGATGATGGCCATATACTTTGTGGGAATGAATGACCGGGAAACACTGGATCTGACGCAGGCCATGGCTGCCAGCGGAGACAGGCTGGACTTGTCTGCCATTCCAGGAATAAAGGTGGATAAGCATTCTACCGGGGGCGTAGGCGATAAAACCTCTATGGCGCTAGGGCCGATGGTTGCGGCCTGCGGGATTCCTGTTGCCAAGATGAGCGGCCGCGGGCTGGGCCATACGGGAGGGACCATCGACAAGCTGGAAAGCTTTCCGGGATTTACAACGGATCTGGCAGAGGAACAGTTCATACGCCAGGTACGGGACATCGGAATTGCCATCATGGGACAGACGGCAGATCTGGCGCCTGCGGATAAAAAGTTGTACGCGCTCAGGGATGTGACAGGAACTGTGGACAATCTGTCCCTGATCGCCAGCTCCATCATGAGCAAAAAGCTGGCCGCCGGAGCGGACGCGATTGTTCTGGATGTAAAAACGGGCAGCGGAGCATTTATGAAACAGGAAAAGGATGCGAAAGCCCTGGCCCGCGAAATGGTTTCAATCGGCAGACGGGCGGGAAGAGCGATGGTCGCCGTGATTTCTGATATGGATCAGCCGCTGGGCCAAGCCGTGGGCAACGCGCTGGAAGTAAAGGAAGCGATTTCCACTCTGCGGGGAAGAGGCCCGGAAGACTTTACGGAGCTATGCCTGACCCTCGGCAGCCAGATGCTGGTCTGCGGAGGCAAGTCATCCTCGCCGGTGGAGGCCAGGGAGATGCTGCTGGAAGCCGTGAGAAGCGGCCGCGCTCTGGAAAAGCTTGCGGATCTGGCAGAGGCCCAGGGCGGAAGGCGCGAAGATGTCTATCATCCGGAACATCTCCCCCAGGCATCCATCCAGGAAGAGATTCCGGCGCCTGCAAGCGGGTATATCCGCAGGATTCTCTGTGATGAAGTCGGAATGTCCTCCCTCATTCTGGGAGGCGGCCGGGAGAAAAAGGGCGATCCGGTGGATCTGGCTGTCGGGTTTCAGATCTATAAAAAAGCAGGTGATTACGTGGAAAAGGGAGAACCTCTGGCCGTTATGCATGCCAATGATGAGACGAAGGCGGCGGCAGCCAGAGAACGGTTTCTGAACGCCTATGAGATTGGCTGTGAACAGCCAGAAAAACGGCCGCTGATTGTAGATATCATCAAAGTATAA
- a CDS encoding methylated-DNA--[protein]-cysteine S-methyltransferase — protein sequence MNNDHSKKEKLYITAYESPAGWLTIVSDGKAVTGISFGRPEQPVTEENGLNREVIRQLKEYFAGKRREFSLPLSPAGTEFQKKVWSVLQEIPYGETRTYKEIAGRCGNEKACRAVGMANHVNPIGIVIPCHRVVGSSGKMVGYAGGLDKKQYLLELEGGNSLR from the coding sequence ATGAACAACGATCATTCAAAAAAAGAAAAGCTTTATATAACCGCATATGAAAGTCCGGCCGGATGGCTCACTATCGTGAGTGATGGGAAGGCAGTGACGGGGATCAGTTTTGGAAGGCCGGAACAGCCGGTAACAGAAGAAAACGGGCTGAACCGGGAGGTGATCCGTCAGCTTAAGGAATATTTTGCAGGAAAGCGCAGAGAATTTTCCCTGCCTCTCTCACCCGCCGGAACTGAATTTCAGAAGAAGGTCTGGTCCGTTCTGCAGGAGATCCCATATGGGGAGACCCGCACTTACAAGGAGATCGCCGGACGGTGCGGCAATGAAAAAGCCTGCCGGGCGGTGGGCATGGCAAACCATGTAAATCCTATAGGCATTGTGATCCCCTGCCATCGTGTGGTGGGCAGCAGCGGCAAAATGGTGGGATATGCGGGAGGGCTGGACAAAAAACAGTATCTTCTGGAGCTGGAAGGAGGGAACAGCCTGAGATGA
- the hydF gene encoding [FeFe] hydrogenase H-cluster maturation GTPase HydF: protein MGMNETPSSDRIHIGFFGRRNAGKSSLVNAVTGQELAVVSEIKGTTTDPVSKSMELLPLGPVVIIDTPGFDDEGRLGGLRVRKTRQVLNRTDVAVLVVDGTTGRTEADEELISIFREKEIPYLIVYNKSDLNAGPLAELSEEEIWVSAREGWQIQELKERIGRLTVTGEPKRRLVGDLLAPGDFVVLVVPIDKAAPKGRLILPQQQVIRDVLEAGAAAIVVRDHELKATLAELGKKPRMVITDSQVFARASADTPGDIWLTSFSILFARYKGNLRSAAAGAATLDRLCDGDKILISEGCTHHRQCDDIGTVKLPGWIRKYTGKELNFEFTSGLEFPENLSGYRLIIHCGGCMLNEREMKYRIKCAADQKAPMTNYGIAIAYIQGILRRCVEMFPDVRAELSEKP from the coding sequence ATGGGAATGAATGAAACGCCGTCTTCCGACCGGATACATATCGGTTTCTTCGGCCGGAGAAATGCAGGCAAATCCAGCCTTGTCAACGCGGTTACCGGCCAGGAGCTGGCCGTTGTATCTGAGATCAAAGGCACAACCACCGACCCGGTCAGCAAATCCATGGAATTATTGCCTTTGGGACCCGTGGTGATTATCGATACGCCTGGTTTTGACGACGAAGGCCGCCTGGGCGGGCTTCGTGTGAGGAAGACCAGACAAGTTCTGAACCGCACAGATGTAGCAGTCCTGGTGGTAGATGGCACAACGGGCAGGACAGAGGCCGATGAAGAGCTGATTTCCATATTCCGGGAAAAAGAAATTCCCTATCTCATCGTTTACAATAAATCTGATTTGAACGCCGGCCCTCTGGCGGAGCTGTCAGAGGAGGAAATATGGGTCAGTGCCAGGGAGGGCTGGCAGATTCAGGAACTGAAGGAGCGGATTGGCCGTCTGACAGTCACCGGTGAGCCGAAACGCAGGCTGGTGGGCGATCTGCTGGCACCAGGGGATTTTGTCGTACTGGTCGTTCCCATCGACAAGGCTGCTCCCAAAGGCCGCCTGATCCTGCCCCAGCAGCAGGTCATACGGGATGTGCTGGAAGCGGGCGCCGCTGCAATCGTGGTGAGAGATCACGAACTGAAAGCCACGCTGGCAGAGCTGGGCAAAAAGCCACGGATGGTCATTACGGACAGCCAGGTATTTGCCAGAGCCAGCGCAGACACCCCGGGAGATATCTGGCTGACATCCTTTTCCATCCTCTTTGCCAGATACAAGGGAAATCTCCGCTCCGCGGCGGCAGGGGCCGCGACGCTGGACAGGCTTTGTGACGGAGATAAAATCCTGATCTCAGAGGGCTGCACCCACCACCGGCAATGTGATGATATCGGAACCGTTAAGCTCCCCGGATGGATAAGGAAGTACACAGGCAAGGAATTGAACTTTGAATTTACATCTGGTCTGGAATTTCCGGAAAATTTAAGCGGGTATCGTCTGATCATCCACTGCGGGGGCTGCATGCTGAACGAAAGAGAGATGAAATACCGGATCAAGTGTGCGGCTGACCAGAAGGCGCCCATGACTAATTATGGAATTGCGATCGCCTATATCCAGGGAATTTTAAGGCGGTGCGTGGAAATGTTCCCTGACGTCCGGGCGGAGCTGTCAGAGAAACCCTGA
- a CDS encoding low molecular weight protein-tyrosine-phosphatase, with translation MIKILFICHGNICRSPMAEFLLRDMTAKLNVTSNFHIASAATSTEEIGNPVHRGTRAVLQELGISASGKTAVQMTRRDYDKYDYLIGMDQWNIRNMMRILRGDPEHKVYRLLAFTDRPDDDIADPWYTGDFETTYRDIREGCTGLLKYLGYPGACRLN, from the coding sequence ATGATAAAAATACTTTTCATCTGCCACGGCAACATCTGCCGTTCCCCCATGGCGGAATTCCTGCTTCGTGACATGACCGCCAAACTAAATGTTACGTCAAATTTCCACATCGCCTCCGCCGCCACCAGCACCGAGGAAATCGGCAACCCCGTGCACCGGGGCACCCGCGCGGTTCTGCAGGAACTGGGCATCTCGGCCTCCGGAAAAACCGCCGTTCAGATGACCCGCAGGGACTATGACAAATACGATTACCTGATCGGCATGGATCAGTGGAACATCCGCAACATGATGCGGATACTCCGGGGCGATCCCGAACACAAGGTATACCGTTTACTGGCATTTACCGACAGGCCGGACGATGACATTGCGGATCCCTGGTACACCGGTGATTTTGAGACCACATACAGGGATATCCGAGAGGGCTGCACCGGCCTTCTCAAATACCTGGGCTATCCCGGGGCATGCCGTTTAAACTGA
- a CDS encoding SWIM zinc finger family protein has translation MKLLNLASNRSFWRGIEYHHEKRVLSWNEIDKNCYQGKVKDSNEAVYNVKIDLEHPKKSTCDCPFAAGRKVICKHMVALCLGIFPEKEQQMLDYIEEQNQLYEQAYEQEMKEREVKEYVMGLTKAELREKLIRRMIDDLYD, from the coding sequence ATGAAACTATTAAATCTAGCAAGTAATCGATCTTTTTGGAGAGGAATTGAGTATCACCACGAAAAGCGTGTCCTTTCTTGGAACGAAATTGATAAAAATTGTTATCAAGGAAAAGTAAAAGACAGTAATGAAGCAGTATACAATGTAAAGATTGATTTGGAACATCCTAAAAAATCGACGTGCGACTGTCCATTTGCTGCTGGACGCAAAGTTATTTGTAAACACATGGTTGCGCTTTGTCTTGGAATTTTTCCTGAAAAAGAGCAGCAAATGTTGGATTATATCGAAGAACAGAACCAATTGTATGAGCAAGCCTATGAACAGGAAATGAAAGAACGAGAAGTAAAGGAATATGTGATGGGCTTGACAAAAGCAGAACTGCGAGAAAAATTAATCCGGCGAATGATTGACGATTTATACGACTGA
- the rhuM gene encoding virulence protein RhuM/Fic/DOC family protein, which produces MDNKNEIILFETEDRMISLPVMVKEETVWLNRNQLSELFERDIKTIGKHINNALKEELSEQNTVVAKFATTASDGKKYMVEHYNLDVIISVGYRVKSKRGIEFRRWANGILKEYIIKGYAVNHNRMNQLNEVIRVMKRVENSLDTKQVLTVVERYSQALELLDAYDHQNMARPKGNRATYILTYEECRKVIDNMKFGDSSSLFGNEKDDSFKGSIGAIYQSFAGEDLYPTLEEKAANLLYFVTKNHSFSDGNKRIAATMFLYFLDKNGVLFKDGEKLIDDHTLVALTIMIAESNPEEKEMMISVIMNCIK; this is translated from the coding sequence ATGGATAACAAAAATGAAATTATTTTATTTGAGACAGAGGATAGAATGATATCTTTGCCAGTTATGGTGAAAGAGGAAACAGTTTGGCTCAATAGAAATCAGTTGTCAGAACTGTTTGAACGTGACATAAAAACGATTGGTAAGCATATTAATAATGCTTTGAAAGAGGAATTGTCCGAGCAAAATACAGTTGTCGCAAAATTTGCGACAACTGCTTCTGATGGTAAAAAATACATGGTAGAACACTATAATTTGGACGTTATTATTTCTGTCGGTTATCGAGTAAAATCAAAACGAGGCATCGAATTTAGACGTTGGGCAAATGGTATCTTAAAGGAATACATAATCAAAGGATACGCTGTGAATCATAATCGTATGAATCAATTAAATGAGGTAATACGAGTTATGAAAAGAGTAGAAAACAGCCTGGATACAAAACAAGTATTAACAGTAGTAGAAAGATATAGTCAGGCACTAGAACTGTTAGATGCCTATGATCATCAGAATATGGCACGACCAAAAGGAAATAGAGCAACGTATATTCTGACATATGAGGAATGTAGAAAAGTAATTGATAATATGAAATTTGGTGACAGCAGCTCATTATTCGGTAATGAAAAGGATGATTCATTTAAAGGAAGCATTGGAGCGATTTATCAAAGCTTTGCAGGAGAAGACTTATATCCTACTTTAGAAGAAAAAGCTGCAAATCTATTATATTTTGTCACGAAGAATCATAGTTTTTCCGATGGAAATAAACGAATAGCGGCAACAATGTTCTTATATTTTTTGGATAAGAATGGCGTTTTATTTAAGGACGGAGAAAAACTAATTGACGACCACACACTTGTTGCACTTACGATTATGATTGCGGAATCAAATCCAGAAGAAAAAGAAATGATGATAAGTGTGATTATGAATTGTATAAAATAG
- a CDS encoding PHP domain-containing protein produces the protein MWQEKPVEGYLEIIIYKLKFFALKKGYNMKIINSKGSIWRKWDLHLHSTASDGKCTPEELVDESVAKGIKVIALTDHHTVNNIDKIKRLGKEKGLGVIAGIEFRTEYGQKSVHMIGLFPDKFESTILDEVALNDLVLAPLGLSKTEIIRAARSTGKTFRDDSAAYKEGLLQVQVDFKKAANLIHKYGGLVSVHAGSKANSFEEEMKHEGPGPKNVSDLADSLGTVKEELLREYIDICEVRNSKEAPFYQDNFNKPAIAASDAHNKSEIARNYVWIKANFV, from the coding sequence ATGTGGCAAGAAAAACCCGTTGAAGGATACTTAGAGATAATAATTTATAAATTGAAATTCTTTGCTTTGAAGAAAGGATACAATATGAAAATTATAAATTCAAAAGGTTCAATTTGGAGAAAATGGGATTTACATTTACACTCAACAGCTTCAGATGGAAAATGTACACCAGAAGAATTAGTTGATGAGTCTGTCGCTAAAGGAATTAAAGTTATTGCTCTTACGGATCATCATACTGTGAATAATATTGATAAAATTAAGAGATTAGGTAAAGAAAAGGGACTTGGTGTCATCGCGGGAATAGAATTTCGGACTGAATATGGGCAAAAATCAGTACATATGATTGGATTATTCCCAGATAAATTTGAATCAACAATTCTTGATGAAGTAGCCTTAAATGATTTGGTTTTGGCTCCACTAGGCCTATCAAAAACTGAAATTATTCGTGCTGCCCGTTCAACAGGAAAGACATTTAGAGATGATAGTGCCGCTTATAAAGAAGGATTACTTCAAGTACAGGTTGACTTTAAAAAGGCCGCAAACTTAATACATAAATATGGTGGACTAGTATCTGTGCATGCGGGTAGCAAAGCGAACAGTTTTGAAGAAGAAATGAAGCATGAAGGTCCAGGACCCAAGAACGTATCTGATTTGGCAGATTCACTTGGCACTGTAAAAGAAGAACTACTACGAGAGTATATCGATATTTGTGAGGTGAGAAATAGCAAAGAAGCACCATTTTATCAAGATAATTTTAATAAACCTGCTATTGCCGCATCGGATGCTCATAATAAAAGTGAAATTGCACGAAATTACGTATGGATTAAGGCAAATTTTGTTTGA
- a CDS encoding GNAT family N-acetyltransferase produces MNTPALETERLILRKFTEEDMEALFLILKDEEVNKFLPWYPMKNIGETRKFYEERYAAKYEQPQAYADSICLKSDNFPIDYVKVDMEEHHDFGYGLRKEFWHQGIVTEAGKAVVEQVKKRRASIYHGNA; encoded by the coding sequence TTGAATACACCTGCGTTAGAAACAGAACGATTGATTTTAAGGAAATTTACAGAAGAAGATATGGAAGCTCTTTTCCTTATCCTGAAAGATGAAGAGGTCAACAAGTTTTTACCATGGTATCCTATGAAAAACATTGGAGAAACCAGGAAATTTTATGAGGAAAGATACGCAGCAAAGTATGAACAGCCCCAGGCATATGCTGATTCGATTTGTCTTAAAAGTGACAATTTTCCTATAGATTATGTCAAAGTTGATATGGAGGAACACCATGATTTTGGTTATGGGCTTCGTAAGGAGTTTTGGCATCAGGGGATTGTTACGGAAGCGGGTAAGGCTGTTGTTGAGCAGGTAAAAAAAAGACGGGCTTCCATATATCACGGCAACGCATGA
- a CDS encoding TIGR04076 family protein, with protein MKKWYDEEYEFEIEVTGFLRSDHTERYCRNGEEIGDKYTCTYGCPVNAEGQGICSKVMTVLFPVMEAVRSGGDLENIGGNDKYSKDIVCPDGCVMFRLTARKLGNENFFKGKFFD; from the coding sequence ATGAAAAAGTGGTATGACGAAGAGTATGAATTTGAAATAGAGGTGACAGGATTTCTCCGGAGCGATCATACGGAGAGATATTGCCGAAATGGAGAGGAAATTGGCGATAAATATACCTGCACCTATGGATGCCCGGTAAATGCAGAGGGGCAGGGTATCTGCTCTAAGGTAATGACGGTGTTGTTCCCGGTCATGGAGGCTGTCAGAAGCGGCGGGGATTTGGAGAATATTGGGGGGAATGATAAATATAGCAAGGATATTGTGTGCCCGGATGGTTGTGTGATGTTCAGGCTGACGGCAAGAAAGCTTGGCAATGAGAATTTCTTTAAAGGGAAGTTTTTTGATTAA
- a CDS encoding DUF2075 domain-containing protein has product MEPIIHKIDDNMRSLEAFREKLENHSSDKEKTVLLDYPIVYIHNWKSGEEYEIYIGESNDVVRRTKQHYDKARDKGCWQYQLKKNSASLYIIGHEHFNKSLTLDIENRLMLYMMSVENVKKIHNKRSNRQNRYYTDDELNEIFRFIWRNLRNTDSLLFPKESVIKDSALFKASPLHKLTQEQEDVKDRIIEKVFHALKKNERGQLIFIDGEAGTGKTVLNSSTFYELYSEAEEQGREDLQCYLLVNHDEQITVYEQIAEKLGLNDRYGKVVCKPTTFINHHSADNPIDVAFVDEAHLLLTQGKQSYKGNNQLEDILNRARVTVVMFDEYQILTTEQYWEAQILNHYRKIAKDNGNHFELRKQMRMAASEETISWIDDFTKNKKVTKLPMDGTGYEIKVFDGPSELEAAIKKRAGEEEHELSRMIATYDWEYSKNSSMEERMLAYWEVRIGDWHKPWNRELKKELGRKEKRRSKTLSWAEQPQTINEVGSTFTIQGFDLNYAGVILGPSVKYRDGEIVFDASASFNAKATRNRTLSDGTKRKFGETLIQHEVRVLMTRGVNGLYLYACDDELRRALKEAAGSQGKHETLLIKRK; this is encoded by the coding sequence TTGGAACCAATCATACATAAAATAGATGACAACATGCGCAGCCTGGAAGCTTTTCGGGAAAAATTAGAGAATCATTCATCGGATAAGGAAAAAACTGTTTTGCTGGATTATCCCATCGTTTATATCCATAACTGGAAAAGCGGCGAGGAATATGAAATCTATATTGGTGAATCGAATGATGTGGTTAGGAGAACGAAACAGCATTATGACAAAGCCAGAGATAAAGGCTGCTGGCAATATCAGTTGAAAAAGAATTCAGCAAGTCTGTATATCATTGGTCATGAGCATTTTAATAAGTCTTTAACTCTGGATATTGAAAACCGTCTTATGCTCTATATGATGAGCGTTGAAAATGTTAAGAAAATACATAATAAAAGAAGCAACCGGCAGAACAGATATTACACGGATGATGAATTAAATGAAATTTTCCGGTTCATTTGGAGAAACCTTAGAAATACAGATTCTTTGCTGTTTCCCAAAGAAAGTGTCATAAAAGATTCTGCATTATTTAAGGCATCCCCATTACATAAATTGACCCAGGAACAGGAAGATGTTAAGGACAGAATCATAGAAAAGGTTTTTCACGCGCTGAAGAAAAATGAAAGGGGGCAGCTTATCTTCATAGACGGGGAGGCAGGCACAGGTAAAACCGTTCTCAACAGCAGTACCTTTTATGAACTGTATTCAGAGGCAGAAGAACAGGGGAGGGAGGATCTGCAATGTTATCTTCTCGTAAACCATGACGAACAGATTACAGTCTACGAGCAGATTGCGGAAAAACTGGGGCTGAATGACAGGTATGGAAAAGTTGTGTGTAAACCAACTACTTTTATTAATCATCATTCGGCTGACAATCCTATAGACGTTGCATTTGTCGACGAGGCGCACTTATTATTGACACAGGGGAAGCAATCCTATAAGGGAAATAATCAGCTGGAGGATATTCTGAACAGGGCGAGAGTTACTGTGGTTATGTTTGACGAATATCAAATTTTAACGACAGAGCAGTATTGGGAAGCTCAGATATTGAACCATTATAGAAAAATTGCGAAAGACAACGGCAATCATTTTGAACTGAGAAAACAAATGAGAATGGCAGCCTCAGAAGAAACAATTTCCTGGATCGATGATTTCACTAAGAATAAAAAAGTCACTAAGCTTCCAATGGATGGAACAGGATATGAGATAAAAGTATTTGACGGGCCGTCTGAACTGGAAGCGGCAATTAAGAAAAGAGCCGGAGAGGAAGAACATGAATTATCCAGAATGATAGCCACGTACGACTGGGAATACAGCAAGAATTCATCGATGGAGGAAAGAATGCTGGCTTACTGGGAGGTGAGGATCGGGGACTGGCATAAGCCCTGGAACCGTGAACTGAAAAAAGAACTGGGCAGGAAGGAAAAACGAAGAAGTAAAACTCTTTCCTGGGCGGAGCAGCCGCAGACCATTAATGAAGTAGGGTCTACATTTACCATTCAGGGTTTTGATTTGAATTATGCCGGAGTTATTCTCGGGCCGTCTGTGAAATACCGCGATGGAGAAATTGTTTTTGACGCTTCCGCGAGCTTTAATGCGAAGGCAACAAGAAATCGTACACTTTCCGACGGGACGAAAAGAAAGTTTGGTGAAACGCTGATCCAGCATGAAGTCCGTGTCCTGATGACGCGCGGTGTTAACGGGCTGTACCTGTACGCGTGTGATGATGAATTGAGAAGGGCGCTGAAGGAGGCCGCAGGATCACAGGGAAAACATGAAACCTTATTAATAAAAAGAAAGTAA
- a CDS encoding nucleotide pyrophosphohydrolase, whose protein sequence is MEADILKMENKVKKFCEERDWDQYHSPKELAIGLSTEANELLDLFRFKTDQQMKDMMKDLKKRERISEELSDVFFFLLRFSQMYEFDLAGGLEDKIRKNGEKYPVDKAKGSNKKYNEYE, encoded by the coding sequence ATGGAAGCGGATATTTTAAAAATGGAAAATAAGGTTAAAAAGTTCTGTGAAGAAAGAGACTGGGACCAGTACCACAGTCCGAAGGAGCTGGCAATCGGGCTTTCCACGGAGGCCAACGAGCTTTTAGATTTATTCCGTTTTAAAACGGATCAGCAGATGAAAGATATGATGAAAGATTTAAAGAAAAGGGAACGGATTTCGGAGGAGCTTTCTGATGTGTTTTTCTTTTTGCTGAGATTTTCACAAATGTATGAATTTGACCTTGCCGGCGGGCTGGAGGACAAAATAAGGAAAAACGGAGAGAAATATCCGGTAGACAAGGCTAAGGGCAGTAATAAAAAATATAATGAATATGAGTAA
- a CDS encoding IS110 family RNA-guided transposase → MNAVGIDVSKGKSMVAIMRPFGEIVSAPFEIKHTASDINSLVELIHSVEGESRIVIEHTGHYYEVLAHQLSEANLFVSAINPKLIKDFDNDSLRKVKSDKADSVKIARYALDKWQNLKQYSVMDELRNQLKTMNRQFCFYMKHKTAMKNNLIGILDQTYPGVNAYFDSPARSDGSQKWVDFASTYWHVDCVRKMSQNAFICHYQNWCKRKKYNFSQSKAEEIYGKAKELVPVLPKDDITKLIIRQAVDQLNSASATVESLRTLMNETASKLPEYPIVMAMKGVGPSLGPQLMAEIGDVSRFTHKGAITAFAGVDPGVNESGTYEQKSVPTSKRGSSDLRKTLFQVMDVLIKTRPQADPVYQFLDKKRAQGKPYYVYMTAGANKFLRIYYGRVKEYLSSLPES, encoded by the coding sequence ATGAACGCAGTAGGTATCGATGTTTCTAAAGGAAAAAGCATGGTGGCAATCATGCGCCCATTCGGCGAAATTGTCTCTGCACCTTTTGAAATCAAACACACAGCCAGTGATATCAATTCACTTGTAGAACTCATCCACTCTGTTGAAGGCGAATCTCGAATCGTAATAGAGCATACAGGACATTATTACGAAGTCCTTGCCCATCAGCTTTCCGAGGCAAATCTTTTCGTCAGTGCCATTAACCCAAAGCTTATCAAGGATTTTGATAATGATTCCCTTCGCAAAGTCAAATCTGACAAAGCTGACTCCGTTAAGATTGCCCGATATGCACTTGACAAGTGGCAAAATCTCAAACAGTATAGTGTTATGGATGAATTACGAAATCAGCTTAAAACTATGAACCGTCAGTTTTGCTTTTACATGAAACATAAGACGGCTATGAAGAATAACCTCATTGGAATCCTTGACCAAACCTATCCTGGTGTGAATGCTTACTTTGACAGTCCTGCACGCAGTGACGGCAGCCAGAAATGGGTCGATTTTGCATCTACATACTGGCATGTGGACTGTGTCCGTAAAATGTCTCAAAATGCCTTTATCTGCCATTATCAAAACTGGTGCAAACGTAAGAAGTACAACTTCAGCCAGTCAAAGGCTGAAGAAATCTATGGAAAAGCAAAGGAACTTGTTCCTGTACTTCCAAAGGATGACATTACAAAGCTTATCATCAGGCAGGCTGTTGACCAGCTTAACAGTGCCTCTGCAACCGTTGAGTCGCTGCGTACCTTAATGAATGAAACCGCATCGAAACTCCCCGAATATCCTATCGTTATGGCTATGAAAGGGGTTGGACCTTCACTTGGTCCTCAGCTCATGGCTGAGATTGGCGATGTTTCCCGGTTTACTCATAAAGGCGCTATTACTGCATTTGCCGGTGTAGATCCCGGCGTGAATGAGTCCGGCACTTATGAACAAAAAAGTGTTCCAACTTCAAAGCGTGGTTCTTCTGACCTCAGGAAAACCTTATTTCAAGTAATGGACGTTTTAATTAAAACAAGACCACAGGCTGACCCTGTATATCAGTTCTTGGACAAAAAACGTGCTCAAGGTAAACCTTACTATGTCTACATGACAGCGGGTGCCAATAAGTTTCTAAGAATCTACTATGGTCGAGTGAAAGAATATCTTTCATCTCTTCCAGAATCCTAA